A window of the Aquimarina spinulae genome harbors these coding sequences:
- a CDS encoding class I SAM-dependent methyltransferase → MTEEQLKNIAQQLRKPEGDWGIEMGEKMNVGNKFINLHTIDALAPKANDAILEIGMGNGFFVKDIFTLENTVQYKGCDYSQEMVNKATALNKKLIKEGKAGFFLANANKIPFEDGEFNTVFTINTIYFWEDPQRILEEIRRILKPNGKLIISLRPKSSMAAYPFVKYGFDMFNKSEVIQLLYSNNFVVTEHIEKEEPGQEIDGKTMKVETLIVCAQKNE, encoded by the coding sequence ACGAAAACCCGAAGGAGATTGGGGAATAGAAATGGGAGAAAAGATGAATGTCGGTAATAAATTTATCAACCTTCACACTATTGATGCATTGGCCCCAAAAGCAAATGATGCTATATTAGAAATCGGTATGGGAAATGGTTTTTTTGTGAAAGACATTTTTACTCTTGAAAATACTGTACAATATAAGGGTTGCGATTATTCTCAAGAAATGGTGAATAAAGCCACTGCCTTGAATAAAAAGTTAATAAAAGAAGGAAAAGCTGGTTTTTTCTTAGCCAATGCCAATAAGATTCCTTTTGAAGATGGTGAGTTTAATACTGTTTTCACCATTAATACCATTTATTTTTGGGAAGACCCTCAACGTATTTTAGAAGAAATTAGAAGAATTTTAAAGCCCAATGGGAAATTGATTATTTCTTTAAGACCAAAATCAAGTATGGCAGCATACCCCTTTGTAAAATATGGGTTTGATATGTTTAACAAATCAGAAGTTATCCAATTATTATATAGTAATAACTTCGTAGTTACAGAACATATTGAAAAAGAGGAACCGGGACAAGAAATTGATGGAAAAACAATGAAAGTAGAGACCCTCATTGTTTGTGCTCAAAAAAATGAATAA
- a CDS encoding MBL fold metallo-hydrolase gives MKNLNIDFKWIGASTWILKVGDLKIACDPILCDINTIIDLKFFKAKRRTKPQFVNSDFENIDIWLLTHNHSDHIDELGMSKISSSSKVYSHKNIKPWFTNRSLENVSFMNWADKIHTNSKGYDIEIEAITCVHGSNYISSILCGGVNGYWIKIRKDGQSLEIYVTGDTINHSKMKKHIKGRNADILIPNMGGGGLDKFGGPFSYTANLLKDTVTITKPTIILPVHHTSFSLFKEPIEELYKWNDDRIIEFNEGQTINLQKYIFKN, from the coding sequence ATGAAAAATTTGAACATAGATTTTAAATGGATTGGTGCTTCAACATGGATATTAAAAGTTGGAGATCTTAAAATTGCTTGCGACCCTATTCTTTGCGACATAAATACTATAATTGATTTGAAGTTTTTTAAAGCTAAAAGACGAACAAAGCCTCAATTTGTAAATTCGGATTTTGAGAATATTGATATTTGGTTATTAACTCATAATCACTCAGATCACATTGATGAATTGGGAATGTCTAAAATATCATCGAGCTCAAAAGTATATTCGCATAAAAACATAAAGCCTTGGTTTACCAATAGGTCTTTAGAAAATGTTTCGTTCATGAATTGGGCAGATAAAATACATACAAATAGTAAAGGTTATGATATTGAAATTGAAGCAATAACTTGTGTTCATGGGTCTAACTATATATCATCTATATTATGTGGGGGAGTTAATGGTTATTGGATAAAAATCAGGAAAGATGGTCAATCTCTAGAGATTTATGTAACAGGAGACACTATTAATCATTCTAAAATGAAAAAACATATTAAAGGACGTAATGCAGATATCTTGATCCCTAATATGGGTGGAGGCGGCTTAGATAAATTTGGTGGTCCTTTTTCATATACTGCTAATCTCCTAAAAGATACCGTAACAATTACCAAACCAACTATTATTTTACCTGTACACCATACATCATTCTCACTATTTAAGGAACCCATTGAAGAACTTTATAAATGGAACGATGATAGAATCATCGAATTTAACGAAGGGCAAACTATAAACCTGCAAAAGTATATATTCAAAAACTAG
- a CDS encoding winged helix-turn-helix transcriptional regulator — MITNTDKQQVRLKKKIEKYFVSTAPYLKEGFCPTKNLLATTLDKWSLLCVFNLGYYEVLRFNELKKNIDGISSRMLAVTLKKLEGYDIVERKVYPEIPPKVEYSLTKFGFELSDKIIDLSNWFMDNSKSLR, encoded by the coding sequence ATGATAACTAATACTGATAAACAACAGGTTAGATTGAAGAAAAAAATTGAAAAATATTTTGTTTCTACTGCTCCATACTTAAAAGAAGGGTTTTGCCCGACAAAAAACCTGCTAGCAACTACTTTAGATAAGTGGAGCTTGTTATGTGTTTTTAATTTGGGGTATTATGAAGTTCTTAGGTTTAATGAATTAAAAAAAAATATAGATGGAATTTCTTCAAGAATGTTAGCCGTTACCTTGAAGAAATTAGAAGGATATGATATTGTAGAACGCAAAGTTTATCCAGAGATTCCTCCCAAAGTCGAATATTCTCTCACCAAATTTGGTTTTGAGTTATCAGATAAAATCATAGACTTAAGCAATTGGTTTATGGATAATTCTAAATCTTTACGATAA
- a CDS encoding GEVED domain-containing protein, giving the protein MKSLQYSLYEKKTIWLLFSLIMIIQLSFAQHHKPIPKSSNHSSDHCSRVSHENDGHIPSVKAKDNTFGIAKKAACQYSTNAEWGSLSTSALISAMRQTHDYDCYRDLFDYSSYSASIFSNTKVKAVANEVRGLASSYNGTNSTGIYGLTIYLHIAIYLDFNQTSIDLTPDTYSTIHEAIAGLGSNSSLLKHSVYAMDVLQEILIVAGDLKSRHKTASINLFERVLRDFAVNETWKSITDPDIEKAYTKGMNTVYNAFYNSVTDDFVNGLDSDKQSIDLLGKAAVNSALINKGGDFQYLWQNATGALAILAKSDKLIGNIQSHLAAITNYFPKLSPSWAKAKMALNQYGDCSAYNLCQHPLSIRQEVEEYLFPKTVSYDDDKMIIRTPLSDEKIQNLYHAAKQVQSQFFRLLQTDEPVAGDTNTTINMIVFGSKQQYDDYAPLLFGIRTDNGGMYLEGIATFYTWDRTVGVESSLSLESLFRHEYCHYLQGRYLVPGNWGSSDIYKNSRLVWYEEGMADFFAGSTDTNGVQMLAQNTRAIINKGSGWPSLNTVFNSSYTSGNFYHYTYGNAAWYNWYLNNFDYLKRFFDYTRNNDISGFDNFVSELRNNGETSYNNFLNKVKNEEVTGWQPTTNWSDDNQISIGNPSAIQNEIGNLPNTSNISVAMDAEKSYRRFKIEGKITGSGAGAAPKDIAKQLDNVILKLRENELVNNFKYTVGYFKNLNSSGSRSADFIITGPLKDADISDNPVAEFSATNVTTIAGGKIDFVNESTGHITGLDWSFPSGSPSSVTDQQTPQITYNSPGEYNVTLTAKGTAGSSDTKTIQNYIKVYSSGTNTYCSATNKEGGDDVHITKIQLGDFENTSGYTTSYVDYTSLAAIIRTNQSTTLDITVQNEHWSYNALGVWIDWNQDGDFVDAGEEVFHKYAAGPYNQQITPPSGAKLGTTRMRVRMSYGAEDNITPCGTQNSIGEIEDYSIIVTNDPAPVNTPPTITLLKPSNGQNFVQKENIAVETVIKDDEKVEKAELKVDGELISTDYVAPYQWTHINKLNFLSPGQHELTITAYDNDGATDSKSVTLNIEKAPITFCDASNEDSKLHITQVIFGDINNSTAHNPYSDHTNLSTVVQKGEQVALTIKTINENWSYNAIGAWIDWNQDGDFIDTDEEVFSLYGPGPYNGTVTVPSSALTGTPLRMRVRMGYGSKDKINPCGNDTYLGEVEDYTVYVGNSTAPTCNDGIQNGDETGVDCGGSCTPCQTTPTCNDGIQNGDETGVDCGGSCTPCATLTYCAANGNDPSAEHIGRVQLGAIDKISAAGSGGYNDFTSVSTALSKGIAHTITITPKWASTVYSEAYSVWVDYNQDGDFEDPNEQVWSKVASKDTSVNGSFTIPDSAKNGSTRMRVSMRYNTIPSPCGSFDYGEVEDYTISIGTGSTPTCNDGIQNGDETGIDCGGSCAPCNTDTGVVYVDINDITVTSSNTWEFFRIETGDNKDYGAWYTSNSVRLVTYDKDLVCVDTSKNVTLIGEGVGIDSASNFRAESNSYIISSSDYTDWKGKSGFVGFTFKISGNTHYGWFHISVANDGLSYTILDYAYQTNPNQTITTKVMGVKNRNEYSLDKTITISPNPFTENFVINTSTLGKRDLVVKVYDLQGKLLIDKKYRKNPGQITLGEQIKMSGSYFVKIMTDTKTETLQILKY; this is encoded by the coding sequence ATGAAATCTTTACAGTATTCTCTATATGAGAAAAAAACAATATGGCTACTTTTTAGCCTTATAATGATAATCCAATTATCATTTGCTCAACACCACAAACCGATACCCAAGTCGTCAAATCATTCATCTGATCATTGCTCGAGAGTTTCGCATGAAAATGACGGCCATATTCCTAGTGTTAAAGCCAAAGACAATACTTTTGGAATCGCTAAAAAAGCAGCATGCCAATATAGTACCAATGCAGAATGGGGGAGTTTGTCTACTTCTGCACTAATTAGTGCTATGAGACAAACTCATGATTATGATTGCTACAGGGATTTATTTGACTATAGTTCCTATTCAGCTAGTATTTTTTCTAATACCAAGGTAAAAGCTGTAGCTAATGAAGTAAGAGGTCTGGCATCCTCCTATAATGGGACCAATAGTACAGGAATATATGGATTAACAATTTACCTACATATTGCTATTTATCTGGATTTTAATCAAACGTCAATTGATTTAACACCAGATACTTATAGTACAATACATGAGGCAATCGCCGGTTTGGGAAGTAACTCGTCACTTCTTAAGCATAGTGTATATGCTATGGATGTATTACAGGAAATACTTATAGTGGCAGGAGATTTAAAATCACGTCATAAAACAGCTTCTATTAATCTTTTTGAAAGAGTGTTACGAGATTTTGCGGTTAACGAAACCTGGAAATCTATTACAGATCCAGATATAGAAAAAGCGTATACTAAAGGGATGAATACGGTTTATAATGCTTTTTACAATAGTGTAACTGATGATTTTGTAAACGGACTGGATAGTGACAAACAATCTATTGATTTGTTAGGAAAGGCAGCAGTGAATAGTGCATTAATTAATAAAGGAGGAGATTTTCAATATTTGTGGCAAAATGCGACAGGTGCATTGGCTATACTAGCAAAATCAGATAAACTTATAGGAAACATACAAAGTCACCTGGCTGCTATAACCAATTATTTCCCCAAATTATCTCCTAGTTGGGCAAAGGCAAAAATGGCTTTGAATCAATATGGAGATTGTAGTGCGTATAACCTTTGTCAACATCCATTATCTATACGGCAAGAAGTAGAAGAGTATTTGTTTCCAAAGACAGTATCTTATGATGATGATAAAATGATCATTCGTACTCCTCTTAGTGATGAAAAAATACAAAATTTGTATCATGCTGCTAAACAAGTACAAAGTCAATTTTTTAGATTATTACAAACAGATGAACCGGTTGCAGGAGATACTAATACTACCATTAACATGATTGTTTTTGGTTCTAAACAGCAATATGATGATTATGCACCATTGTTATTTGGTATTCGTACTGATAATGGAGGAATGTATCTCGAAGGGATTGCGACTTTTTATACTTGGGATCGAACTGTTGGAGTAGAAAGCTCTTTATCTCTGGAATCGTTATTTAGACATGAATATTGTCATTATTTGCAAGGAAGGTATTTGGTACCAGGTAATTGGGGATCATCAGATATATATAAGAATAGTAGATTAGTTTGGTATGAAGAAGGTATGGCCGATTTTTTTGCTGGATCTACAGATACCAATGGAGTACAAATGTTAGCGCAAAATACCAGAGCTATCATCAATAAAGGATCGGGTTGGCCTTCGCTTAATACTGTTTTTAACTCGAGCTATACGAGTGGAAATTTTTATCATTACACCTACGGAAACGCGGCCTGGTACAATTGGTATCTTAACAATTTTGACTATTTAAAACGTTTTTTTGATTATACTCGAAATAATGACATTTCTGGATTTGATAATTTTGTAAGTGAACTTAGAAATAATGGAGAAACTTCGTATAATAATTTCTTAAATAAGGTAAAAAATGAAGAAGTTACAGGATGGCAACCAACGACCAACTGGTCTGATGATAATCAAATTAGTATAGGAAACCCTTCTGCAATTCAAAATGAAATAGGAAACCTACCCAATACCAGTAATATTTCGGTTGCGATGGATGCCGAAAAATCGTATAGACGTTTTAAAATAGAAGGTAAAATAACGGGGTCTGGTGCAGGAGCAGCTCCTAAAGATATTGCTAAACAGCTAGACAATGTTATATTGAAGCTAAGAGAAAATGAACTTGTAAATAATTTTAAATATACTGTAGGGTATTTTAAAAATTTAAATTCATCAGGTAGCCGTTCTGCCGATTTTATAATCACAGGGCCACTTAAGGATGCCGATATTAGTGATAATCCGGTAGCAGAGTTTTCGGCTACAAATGTGACTACTATTGCAGGAGGGAAAATAGATTTTGTAAACGAATCTACGGGGCATATTACAGGTCTTGACTGGTCTTTTCCTTCTGGATCTCCTTCTAGTGTAACCGATCAACAAACGCCACAGATAACATATAATTCTCCAGGAGAGTATAATGTTACTTTAACGGCAAAAGGAACTGCAGGAAGCAGTGATACAAAGACGATTCAGAATTATATTAAAGTATACTCTTCTGGTACGAATACATATTGTAGCGCCACCAATAAAGAAGGAGGAGATGATGTACATATCACTAAAATTCAATTAGGTGATTTCGAGAATACTTCGGGATATACAACATCTTATGTAGATTATACCTCGTTGGCAGCAATAATACGAACCAATCAAAGTACTACATTAGATATTACAGTACAAAACGAACATTGGAGTTATAATGCATTAGGAGTGTGGATTGATTGGAATCAAGATGGAGATTTTGTAGATGCTGGAGAAGAAGTCTTTCATAAATATGCTGCGGGACCATATAATCAACAAATCACTCCTCCGTCTGGTGCAAAATTAGGCACAACCCGAATGAGGGTACGAATGAGTTATGGAGCAGAAGATAATATAACTCCTTGCGGAACGCAAAACAGTATTGGAGAAATTGAAGATTATTCAATTATAGTAACAAATGATCCAGCTCCTGTTAATACTCCTCCTACAATAACATTACTGAAACCTTCTAACGGACAGAATTTTGTTCAAAAAGAAAATATAGCTGTAGAAACTGTTATAAAAGATGATGAAAAAGTCGAAAAAGCAGAATTAAAAGTAGATGGAGAATTAATTTCTACAGATTATGTAGCTCCTTATCAATGGACTCATATCAATAAATTAAATTTTCTGTCTCCGGGACAACATGAATTAACGATCACAGCATATGATAATGATGGTGCAACAGATTCTAAATCGGTAACGCTAAATATAGAAAAAGCACCAATAACCTTTTGTGACGCATCTAATGAAGATAGTAAGTTACACATTACTCAGGTGATTTTTGGTGATATCAATAACAGTACAGCTCATAATCCCTATTCGGATCATACCAATTTATCTACAGTTGTTCAAAAAGGGGAACAAGTTGCATTGACTATAAAAACTATAAATGAGAACTGGTCATATAATGCAATTGGAGCCTGGATCGATTGGAATCAGGACGGAGATTTTATAGATACAGACGAAGAAGTGTTTTCTCTTTACGGCCCTGGGCCCTATAATGGTACAGTAACGGTGCCTTCTTCTGCCTTAACAGGGACTCCATTACGAATGAGAGTGCGAATGGGGTATGGATCTAAAGATAAAATAAACCCTTGCGGAAATGATACGTATTTGGGTGAAGTAGAAGATTATACGGTGTATGTTGGAAATAGCACAGCGCCAACGTGTAATGATGGTATTCAAAATGGAGATGAAACCGGTGTAGATTGTGGGGGTTCTTGTACTCCTTGCCAGACGACACCTACCTGTAATGATGGTATTCAAAACGGAGATGAAACTGGTGTAGACTGTGGTGGTTCATGTACTCCTTGTGCTACTTTGACTTACTGTGCAGCTAATGGTAATGACCCATCTGCAGAACATATTGGTCGAGTTCAATTAGGAGCTATTGATAAAATTTCTGCAGCAGGAAGTGGAGGGTATAATGATTTTACCTCTGTATCGACAGCCTTGTCTAAAGGAATTGCTCATACGATTACGATAACTCCAAAATGGGCTAGTACAGTTTACTCTGAAGCTTATAGCGTATGGGTTGATTATAATCAAGATGGGGATTTTGAAGACCCTAATGAACAAGTATGGAGCAAAGTGGCATCAAAAGATACTTCTGTAAATGGAAGCTTCACAATTCCTGATAGTGCAAAAAATGGAAGTACCAGAATGAGAGTATCAATGAGATACAATACAATCCCATCACCATGTGGTTCCTTTGATTATGGCGAAGTTGAAGATTATACCATCTCTATAGGAACAGGTTCTACACCTACTTGTAATGATGGCATCCAGAATGGAGATGAAACGGGAATAGATTGCGGTGGTTCTTGTGCTCCTTGTAATACAGATACAGGAGTGGTCTATGTAGATATTAATGATATAACCGTTACCTCATCAAATACCTGGGAATTTTTCAGAATAGAAACGGGAGATAATAAAGATTATGGTGCCTGGTATACTAGCAATTCTGTGAGATTGGTTACTTATGATAAAGATCTTGTTTGTGTAGACACTAGTAAAAATGTGACATTGATAGGAGAAGGGGTAGGAATTGATAGTGCCAGTAATTTTAGAGCAGAATCTAATAGCTACATCATAAGTTCTTCAGATTATACCGATTGGAAAGGAAAATCTGGTTTTGTAGGGTTTACTTTTAAGATTAGTGGTAACACACATTACGGGTGGTTTCATATATCTGTAGCTAATGATGGCTTATCATACACTATTTTGGATTATGCATATCAGACGAATCCAAATCAAACGATTACTACCAAAGTAATGGGAGTTAAAAATCGCAATGAGTATAGCCTAGATAAAACCATTACTATTTCTCCTAATCCATTTACCGAGAATTTTGTGATCAATACATCAACATTGGGTAAGAGAGATTTAGTAGTAAAAGTTTATGACCTACAAGGAAAATTGTTGATCGATAAAAAATATAGAAAAAACCCTGGACAAATAACTCTGGGTGAACAGATCAAAATGTCTGGAAGTTATTTTGTGAAAATAATGACAGACACAAAAACAGAAACTTTACAAATCCTTAAATATTAA
- a CDS encoding GNAT family N-acetyltransferase, translated as MNFRKATQQDVPLIVQMIANDDLGKARENYQIPLPREYFEAFTAINADPNQELIVVENNNFEIIGTLQLSFIQYLTYQGGIRAQIEAVRIREDQRGKGIGQKMLEWAIARAKQKRAHVLQLTTDKKRSESLRFYEKLGFIASHEGMKLHF; from the coding sequence ATGAATTTCAGAAAAGCAACCCAACAAGATGTTCCATTAATCGTACAAATGATTGCTAATGATGATCTAGGAAAAGCCAGGGAGAACTATCAAATTCCTCTCCCTAGAGAATATTTTGAAGCCTTTACAGCTATTAATGCAGATCCTAACCAAGAATTGATTGTAGTAGAAAATAATAATTTTGAAATTATTGGTACTTTACAATTATCTTTCATACAATATTTAACCTATCAGGGAGGAATTCGAGCTCAAATTGAAGCTGTACGAATTCGAGAAGATCAAAGAGGTAAAGGAATAGGACAAAAAATGCTTGAATGGGCTATAGCACGAGCAAAACAAAAAAGAGCACATGTATTACAACTCACTACAGATAAAAAACGATCCGAATCCTTACGGTTTTATGAGAAATTAGGATTTATAGCCTCTCATGAAGGTATGAAACTTCATTTTTAA